In Archaeoglobus profundus DSM 5631, the sequence AAGGTTTTAAGATTCCAGCCAAGAGCTTTATCAGAGTAGTCTTACCGCAGCCGTTCATACCTACTACAGCAAGAATCTCACCCCTCCTAGCCTCAAATGTGACATCTTTAAGAAGCGAATCTTTGTATCCAAAGCATAGATCCTCAACCCTCAAAACGACTTCTCCTATCTCTCCCTTTGGCAATTCGAAGTGGAAATCTGGTACATCACGTATTTTACCGTTCTCAAGCCAGATGAAGTCCTCACAAAGACTGATTCTGTGTTCCGCTATAATGAAAGGCTCTTTCAGTACTTTCAGTACTTTTTCAGCCACCTTCGGATGCAGATTAGCGAAGGGCTCGTCAAGAGCTAAGCAGTCGCCCTTAAGTAAGGCTAGAGCAATCGTTAAAAGCCTCTTCTCACCATCGGAAAGCTTTGAAGTTTCTCTTTCCAAAATATGCACGATCCCCAACTTCCTTGCAATTCTCAACACTTCATCGAGATCCCTTCCACACTGAACAGCCTGAATTAGAAGTTCATTTTTAACCTTGCTGAAGAGGATGTAATCGTCTGCATTTTGATGAACGTAAACCGCTCTGCCTTCCACAATCCCTTTATCAGGTTTTAGAAGACCGGAGGCAATCTTAAGCAGTGTAGTCTTACCCGATCCGTTGTAACCACAGATGAAAGTTCTATCTACATCCAAGCTCACACCTCTCAGCACGGGCTTTGAATAGGAAAACCAGATATCCCTAAGAGATACCATAGCTCTTGAGAAACTTTTGGATGTGCTTGAAAACTGTAATGGCGATTACGTGATCCATGAAGATGTCTTGAGGAAAAAATATCACTACAGTTGCAAAGAATGCTGCCCAGAAAGGTGACAAGTTCAATCCGAATGCCCTTGTAACTTCCAAGCAGTAGTTTAAGAGTCCGGAGCTTCCGCTCGTCCATAGCCAGAAGACGTAAAATCCGAGAATGTACAGTGGGATCACTGCCAATATACTACCGATCCAGAGCATAACAACCTCCCTCGAATCTCCCTTTCTCCAAACTCTCTCTCTCACCAACCCCATAATTGTTGCACTCAGAGGAAAACTCCAGATGTAGCCAGCTGTGTATCCTAGGAGGATACCTAAGCCACCACCCCTTGCACTTGCTGGAAATCCCAACGCAATCATGCCAATGTATATGAGTTGTGGAACAAATCCATATTTCCCCAAAACGAGTCCAGAAAGTATTACCGCAAAGTTCTGAAATGTGTAGGGTATCATTCCTATGTAGAACTTTATCTGGGAAGTTAGAGCAGTTAGAACGGCTAAAGCACATGCCAGCGTGAATCTGAGGTAGTTGTTAACCATACATTCGCAAAGGTTAACAAGTGTTTTAAAAGGTTGTGTAATTGGCGGCTTGCCGACGGCAGTTCATCGAAGGCATATACCCTCTCCAGCCGTAACGGCGGTCGCATTTTGTAGGATGCAAACTATTTATCGTTTGCGATCGGAACTTAAATATACTACCAAGTCGAATTGAGAGAAAATGAGGTGCTTGGAGGACATAGTTCAGAACGGGGAGAGGGAAAATATCGAGTTTAAAGAGTATTTGACCTCATATCATCTCAAGGAGAACAGATTTCAGGAATTAGCTTGTCAGATGAATCATAGGATAATAATGGGTAGAGGAAAGGCAATCTACGTTATCGGTGTTTCTGACAACGGTGAGCTTAAGGGGATAGATGAGGATAAGTTTAAGGAGACAGTCGAAGTTTTGAAGAAGATAGCTGAGGAGATTTCAGCTAAGATAAAGTCTGTTGAGATGTTTAAGGTAGATTCGGGCTATGTCGGTATAGTTGAGATTGTGAAGTCGAAGGCTAAGGAGCACATCATCGTAGGAACTGCTGGACACGTTGATCACGGTAAAAGCACATTGGTGGGATGCTTGATAACGGGAAGACCTGATGACGGTGATGGATTGACTAGAATGTATTTGGATACACTCAAGCACGAAATAGAGAGGGGTTTGAGTGCCGATCTGCACTTTGCAGTTTTCGGTTTTAAGGACGGAAAGCCCATGAGAATGAAGAATCCCTTGAACAAGAACGAGAGAGCTTTTGTAACTGAGAAAGCCGACAAACTAATATCGTTTGTTGACACCGTAGGACACGAACCTTGGCTTAGAACTACAATAAGGGGTTTGCTCGGGCAGAAGATAGATTATGGACTTCTAGTCGTGGCTAGCAACGATGGAGTTATGAGGACTACAAAGGAGCACTTGGGAATTCTCTTAGCTATGGAGTTACCGGTTATCATAGCGATAACGAAGATCGATATGGTTGACGAGAAGAGGGTTAACGAGGTTGTAGATCAGGTTTCGAGGCTTTTGAGGACTGTGGGGAGAATTCCCTACGTTGTTAAGGATGCAGAGGACGTTAAGAAGGTTGTTAGGCTGATGAGGAAAAGTTTGGTCGTTCCAATAGTTAAAACGTCTGCTGTAACCCTTGAGGGATACGACCTGCTTGAGGAGTTGCTTTTAAGGTTGCCGAAGAGGACTTACAAGGGTAAGGGTTTCCTGATGTACATAGACAGAATTTACAAGGTTACGGGAGTGGGAACAGTCGTGAGCGGTAGCGTTAAGAGGGGTGAGGTTGAAGAGGGTGAGGAGGTCTACATAGGTCCATTCAGGGACGGTAGCTTTAAGCTTGTCAAGGTGCAGAGCATCGAGATGCACTACTACAGGGTTGACAGAGCCGAGGCTGGAGACATAGTCGGTATAGCTGTGAAGGGTGTCAAGTACGATGAACTTAGAAGAGGAATGGTCTTGACAAAGGAGGAGCCCAAAGCTGTTAAAGAGTTCGATGCAGATGTTTACATCTTTACACATCCTACGAGAATAAAGAGGGGCTACGAGCCAGTCATACACATAGAAACGATCTCTGAAACTGTGATATTCAAGGAGATGGATAGGGAGTACATGAAGGCTGGCGATAGAGGAAAGGTCAGAATAGCTTTCAAGTACAATCCACAGTTCGTTTACGAGGGTCAGAAGTTCATATTCAGAGAGGGAAGAAGCAAGGGGATGGGCGAGATAACGAAGGTTTACACATGAAAACATCGCTCTGCCTCCTAATCTCTATCGCCACTATTCTGATACTGATCAGAAGGTTTCACGTAAGCGTAGCGGTACTTGTAGGTGCTTTTGTTCTGGGAATTCTTACTCTTGGGCTGGATTGCTTTAACGTGATGTTTTCAACATTAACATCTTTCCAAACGCTCAAATTCTTGGTGATAATCACCTTAGCATTCACGTTAGCCTATTCGATGAAAGAATCTGGAGCTTTGGATATGATAACTCAATCTTCACTCTCGTTGTTCGGAAAGGCTAGCATGTTCGTAATTCCTGCGATGATAGGTTTGTTGCCAATGCCGGGTGGAGCGATAGTTTCGGCTGTCATGCTGAGAGATATTGTTAAGAAGTTCAAAATACCCCCTGAGAAGGCAACTTTCCTAAACTACTGGTTTAGGCACGTTTGGGCTTGCTTGGATCCAATCTATCCGAGTGTTATAATAACGCTTGCAATTCTCGAGATAAGTTTCTCAACTTTACTTAAGTCAACATATTTCATAACCTTGGCGATGATAGCTTTCGGATTACCTTTCGCATCGCTTGAAAAGTCGAATAATCCGAAGGATCTGAAAGGTTTCCTATACCTAGCACCGATTCTGATTGTCATGGTACTGACCGTATCGGGCATTGATCTCACGTTGTCTCTAATACTGGCTATCTTGCTTCTTTACATCTTCAAGAGACCAGACTTAAGAAAAGTTACCAAGAAAGCAGTCGATATAAAGATCTACATCCTCATTGTCGCTCTGTTGTACTACAAGGATTTGATAATGAAAACTGGCTCCTCTCACGAACTTCTTAAAGATTTGACATCATTAGGTGTTCCTCAACCAGTTACAGCTACGATCTTGTCTTTTATACTGGGATTCGCTACTGGGATAGAGTCCGGTTATGCAGCTATGGCCATTCCTCTTTTAGCTCCATTCACTGGAATTGGTGAAAAAATTGTGGCAAAGAATCTGATGCTCGTCGTTGGTGCTGGAATATTAGGTGTAATGTTTTCTCCGCTCCACCTTTGCCTAATACTTACGAGGGAATACTACTCTGCAGACCTTGAGAAAGTTTACACCCGTTATCTCATTCCTGCAGGTCTCTTAACACTTCTAAGCCTTTTTTTGGCTTATCTGATATTATGAAACATTTATATACTCCCGAACAGAGTCGAACCAATGCTCATCGAATTACCAAAGCATAGTGAGGTTTTTGGCAGTATAAAGATTCACGAACTTCAAAAGGTACTCAAACTCGAGTCTAGTAAGGTAATAGCCCCACTGATCAGGGGATTTTCAAGAGATGAATTGAGAGAAATATTCAGCAGAATGGCAGTCGTCATACCTGTAAAGGATGAGAGGTTGCACCTGTTGGATGGGGTTCTCAGATCTATACCTGATGATTGCACAATAGTAGTTGTTTCCAACAGTAGAAGAGTCGAGCAGGACGTGTTTAAGCTTGAGTGCGATTTGGTCTCAAACTTCTATAAGATATCGAATCAGAGAATTGCTATAGTTCATCAGAAAGATCCGGGATTGAGCTTGGCCTTCCAAGAAGTAGGATACAATGCCATATTGGACAAGACGGGTGTCGTAAGGGATGGTAAAGGAGAGGGAATGGTCATAGGAATCCTTCTGGCGAAGATGTTTGGATGTGACTACGTCGGATTCGTAGATGCGGATAACTACATTCCCTGCTCCGTAAACGAGTACGTCAGCATATACGCTGGGGTTCTAAGCTTAGCCGAAACACCATATGCAATGGTCAGACTGCATTGGAGGTACAAGCCTAAGGTGATGGAGGACAGGCTCTACTTCAGAAAGTGGGGTAGAGTTAGTGAGATAACAAACAAGTACATCAACATGCTACTCTCGATGAAAACGGGATTTGAAACACTTATCATGAAGACTGGGAATGCTGGAGAACATGCGATGACTATGAAGCTTGCGGAGATAATGGAGTTCTCAACTGGTTATTCGATAGAACCATATCAAATAATCTACCTCTTGGAGGAATTTTGGGAGGGAGAAACGAGATTCAAAGATGCTTTGAGCAGTGGTGTCTCGATATATCAGGTTGAAACTATAAATCCGCACGTTCACGAGGAAAAGGGGGAAGAACACATAAAGGACATGCTGTTAGCTTCTCTGGCAGTTATATATCACAGTAAACTCGCAAAGGATGAGCTGAAGGATAAGATATTTGAGGAGTTGAAGAACAACGAGGTTGTTAAAAGCAGGAGGGATATAAAGAAGTGTGTAAAGATGCCACCGATATGCGACATAGATCTCAAGAAGTTCATTGAAGTCTTTGAGAGATATACCGAAACATTCCTATGCTATGATTAAAAGCTATGATTAAAATAATATTTACCGACTTGGACGGAACTTTGCTAGACAAAAATTACAGATGTGACAAAGCCTTGGAGCTGATTAAAAAGCTGGAAGTTCCTATCGTGTTCGTATCTGCGAAGACGATATTTGAACAGGAGGTCTTTAGAAAGATGCTTGGAATAAGCGATCCGTTCGTGGTTGAGGACGGTTCCGCGATATACGCACCTCTGAACTACTTCGGAAGGCGCATAGGGTATAGGAGGCACGGATACGATGCCTTAATATTGGGTGTTGAAAGGGAAGTGATACTTCAACATATCAAATCCCTGAACGTTAAGAGCTACGCTAATATGAGTGTTGAGGAGATTTCTAAATTAACGGGATTGAGCTTGGAAATGTCTGAACTTGCCAAGAGAAGGGAATTCAGCGAAGTAATAGTTGAAGCAGATGAAAAGGCTTTAAAATACCTCAAAAAGTTCTTCAACGTTCAAATCGGTGGGAGGTTCATTCACGTATACGGGAAAGGTGCAGATAAGGGTAAAGCTGTAAGAATACTTACGGAACTTTACGAAGATTTGTACGGAGAGGTAGTGACGATAGGTATAGGCAACTCCTATACGGACATACCCATGTTAAGGGAGGTGGACATTCCTGCCCTTGTTAGGAACGAGGATGGTTGGATCGAGGTAGATTTTGAGGTTTATAGGGCTAATGGGGTTGCAACTGAGGGTTGGGTTGAAGTTGTTAAGAAGTTTGTTGGAGGTGATTGAATGGAGGAGAGGGATGTAATATACCTCGTTCCGCACTCACATTACGATGCGATGTGGATTTTCACAAAAGAGGATTATTTCTATATTAACATTGATATAATTTTGAAGAAAGTAATTGAGATAATGGAGGAATCTAAGGATTACAAATTCCTGATAGAGCAGACACATCTCCTCGAAGAAGTCGAGAGGAGGTATCCTGACCTCTTTAAGAAAATTGGAGAGTACATCAGAGAAGGCAGGATAGAGATAGCTGACGGAGAATACGTGATGGCTGATACAATGCTCCCTCAGGAGGAGACATTGATTAGAGAGATACTCTTTGGAAAGAGGTATGTTAGGGAGAAGTTTGGTGCCGATGTCGTTGTGATGTGGGTTGCCGACAGCTTCGGCCTAAACGCTCAACTTCCACAAATTTACAGAAAGTGCGGTTACAAGTACGTTGCCTTCAGGAGAGGCTGTCCCGAAATAAAACCTTCCGAATTCCTCTGGGAAGGGCTTGATGGAACTAGGATAATTGCCCACTTCTTCCCCTTGGGTTACAGAGCCGGTCTGTATCTGGACAGGCTTGAGGAAGCTTATGCGAAGCTTAAGAGGGTCGCTTTTTCGAATCATATCCTAATGCCATCTGGAAGTGGCTCTATTCCACCGCAGGAAGAGACTCCGAAAGTTGTGGAGGAGTGGAACAAAAAGCACAGGGCATTGATGAAAATTGCAACTCCCTCGGAGTTTTTCAAGGCTATTGAGAAGTTTAAGGATAAGTTACCTGTGAGAAAGGGTGAGATGTACTCTGGAAAATATTCTCAGGTGTTTCCGGATACTGCTTCAAGCAGAATATGGGTTAAGAAGAATTTGAGAAAGTTCGAAAACTGGATACTCTTCTTCGAACGCTTCTCGACCATAAACTACCTTTTAGGAGGAGAGTACAGGGTTGAAGAGTTGAAGAACTGCTGGAAGAAGGTTCTCTTTATGGCTTTCCACGATGTTGTTCCGGGGACGAGCATGGACACGGGTTATCAGGACATAAGGCATGACATCGATTTCCTGAAAACAAAGCTGAGTTACCTTACCCCGAGGGTTTTGAAAGAGATAATTGAGAGGGACAGCGATGGAGAGGACTTCGGTGACGTTATAGTCTTCAACCCTCTTAGCTGGGATGTTACGAACTGGGTTGAGGTGGATTTGAACTTCGATGAGGGGCAGGTTTACAGGATAGAGGGTTTGAAGTGTGGAGATGAGGAGATAGACGTTGAAGTTATAAGGTTCAGAAGATACGATGATGAATCTCTCAGCTACGCAAGGATAGGATTTGTAGCAAGTGTTCCAGCCTTGGGGTATAAGGTTTACAAGATCGTTGAGGAGAGAAAAAGGAAGAGGAGAGAGAAAAACTTCATAAGGATCGTTGGAAACACCATAGAGACCAAACACTTCAACGTAACATTTTCGCCAGAGGACGGGCTGATTACGGTAACGAAGAACGGGAAAACCATCTTTAGAGACGGAAACGAGCTTGTGATTGAAAGTGAGATAGGAGACCTCTACTACCACAGAGAGGACATAGACATTCCCATAAGAACTGAAGGAGGAGAGGGTTTACAGTTCGGCTCTTTCAGAGTCAAGAACTTCTGGATCGAGAAATCACCGCTGAGGAGGGTAATTAACGTTCATACGGACTACTATTCCGTTAGATGGCCCTACAGATACATAGAAAGATTTAAACCGCTGATGTGGAGACATAGATTCATCTCTTTCAGGAAGAAAATCATCGTTTACAGGGATATACCGCGAATAGACTTCGTAACGTATGTGGACAACAAGCATCCGAGAGTAAGGCTGAGAGTTAGATTCAAAACTGACATGAACCTTCCAGAATACACGTGCGAGTGCCAGTTTGGTGCTGTGAACAGGAAAACGAACACTTACTACTTCAAACCCAAGGATTGGAAGGAAAAACCATCGGGCGTTTATCCCTCTCTGCGATGGATAGATTACAGCGATGGAGAAAAGGGTTTAGCCATTTTAAACAGGGGTAATCCAGAGAACGAAGTTAGGGATGGAAACGTTTACATAACACTGCTAAGGTCTGTCGGAATACTTTCAAACGGCTCAGCTGGTCCTGTTATCCCAGTTCCAGATGCGAGGGAGCTTAAGAGGTATTCGTTTAAATATGCAGTCTATCCACATGAAGGAGACTGGAAGCAAGCTAAAGTTTACAAGATGGGTTACGAGTTCAACTACAATTTGGTGGCTTTACAGGTTCCGAGAAATAGAAGGTATAGACTCAAGAGGAGCTTTTTAAGAATAGATCCAGATAACGTAATTCTAACTGCTTTCAAACTGGCTGAAGATGGAGACGGAATAATAGTCAGGTTTTACGAGGCTGAAGGTAGTGAAGTTAAAGCCAAACTCACGTTCTTCAAGGAGATTAAGGAGGCTAAGGTCGTGAACATGCTTGAAGAGACAGACGAAGAGTTTGAGAGGGAATTTGGCAAAGATGTTAAGGTCGATGGAAATGTTGTAGAGGTAGAGATGAAACCTTTCGAAGTTGTTACGCTGAAAGTGAAATTCGATTGAATGGAGAAAATTTTAATTCAATTACCGAAACGGTTGGTCATGAAACTAGAAAAGTCTAAGGCTCTTTACGAAGAGGCTGTAAAACTCCTTCCCGGTGGTGTAAGCAGTCCAGTTAGGGCAATAAAGCCCTTTCCTTTCTACACGGCTAAGGCTGAAGGCTCCAAGATTTACGATGTCGATGGAAATTGTTACATCGATTACTGCCTTGCTTACGGCCCTCTAATACTTGGACATGCAAATCCAGTAGTTAAATCTGCATTGATGGAGCAGTTGGAGAAAGGATGGCTTTACGGAACGCCGATAGAACTTGAAGTGAAGTATGCCAAGCTTATAACAAAGCTATACAAGAGCATAGAAATGCTGAGGTTTGTAAATACCGGTAGTGAGGCTACTATGAGTGCAATAAGGCTCGCAAGGGGATTTACTGGAAGAAATAAGATTTTGAAGATAGAGGGCAGTTTTCACGGTTCGCACGATGCTGTTCTAGTTAAGGCTGGGAGCGGTGCAACTACGCATGGAATTCCCAATTCGGCTGGAGTACCGCCCGACTTTGTTAAGCATACACTTCAAGTTCCCTTCAACGATGTTGAGGCTTTAGCTGAAGTTGTTGAGAAAAATAGGGACGATTTGGCATGCGTTATAATGGAACCAGTAATGGGCAACTCTTCGCTCATAATCCCCGAAGAAGGCTATTTAAAGGAGGTTAGAAAGATCACTGCGGAAAACGATGTCCTATTAATATTCGATGAGGTCATAACGGGATTCAGATTGGCATTGGGTGGTGCTCAGGAGTTTTATGGAATTGAAGCGGATTTAACGACATTGGGCAAAATAGCCGGAGGAGGACTACCGATAGGGATATTCGGTGGAAGGAGAGAGATTATGGAGCATGTTGCACCTTCGGGCAATGTCTATCAAGCCGGAACATTCAGCGGAAACCCCTTAAGCTTGACGGCTGGTTACACGACCGTGAAATTCATGATTGAGAATAAGGTCATCGATGTCGTGAACAGAACTACTGAAGAACTTGTTAAAGGCTTGAAGGATCAGATAGAAGATTCCAATGCAAATCTTGAAATCGATAGCATTGCATCGATGTTCTGCGTATACTTTGGCAGAAAGCCCAAGAATTATGCAGATGCTCTAAAACTTGATAAAGACAGATACATGAAATTCTTCTGGAAGATGCTCGAAAATGATGTATTCTTCCCACCCTCCCAGTTCGAGACGTGCTTTGTGAGCTACGCTCATACAAAAGAGGATGTTGAAAAGACC encodes:
- a CDS encoding ATP-binding cassette domain-containing protein, with amino-acid sequence MVSLRDIWFSYSKPVLRGVSLDVDRTFICGYNGSGKTTLLKIASGLLKPDKGIVEGRAVYVHQNADDYILFSKVKNELLIQAVQCGRDLDEVLRIARKLGIVHILERETSKLSDGEKRLLTIALALLKGDCLALDEPFANLHPKVAEKVLKVLKEPFIIAEHRISLCEDFIWLENGKIRDVPDFHFELPKGEIGEVVLRVEDLCFGYKDSLLKDVTFEARRGEILAVVGMNGCGKTTLIKLLAGILKPWSGEISVKGKIGHCLSNPYYHVQEPISFGEAKIKALERTFKADILLWDEPTAGLDITKKFQILKRARELKKTIIMATHDEDILEFCDHVVEI
- a CDS encoding biotin transporter BioY, with the translated sequence MVNNYLRFTLACALAVLTALTSQIKFYIGMIPYTFQNFAVILSGLVLGKYGFVPQLIYIGMIALGFPASARGGGLGILLGYTAGYIWSFPLSATIMGLVRERVWRKGDSREVVMLWIGSILAVIPLYILGFYVFWLWTSGSSGLLNYCLEVTRAFGLNLSPFWAAFFATVVIFFPQDIFMDHVIAITVFKHIQKFLKSYGIS
- a CDS encoding GTPBP1 family GTP-binding protein, whose translation is MRCLEDIVQNGERENIEFKEYLTSYHLKENRFQELACQMNHRIIMGRGKAIYVIGVSDNGELKGIDEDKFKETVEVLKKIAEEISAKIKSVEMFKVDSGYVGIVEIVKSKAKEHIIVGTAGHVDHGKSTLVGCLITGRPDDGDGLTRMYLDTLKHEIERGLSADLHFAVFGFKDGKPMRMKNPLNKNERAFVTEKADKLISFVDTVGHEPWLRTTIRGLLGQKIDYGLLVVASNDGVMRTTKEHLGILLAMELPVIIAITKIDMVDEKRVNEVVDQVSRLLRTVGRIPYVVKDAEDVKKVVRLMRKSLVVPIVKTSAVTLEGYDLLEELLLRLPKRTYKGKGFLMYIDRIYKVTGVGTVVSGSVKRGEVEEGEEVYIGPFRDGSFKLVKVQSIEMHYYRVDRAEAGDIVGIAVKGVKYDELRRGMVLTKEEPKAVKEFDADVYIFTHPTRIKRGYEPVIHIETISETVIFKEMDREYMKAGDRGKVRIAFKYNPQFVYEGQKFIFREGRSKGMGEITKVYT
- a CDS encoding DUF401 family protein, with product MKTSLCLLISIATILILIRRFHVSVAVLVGAFVLGILTLGLDCFNVMFSTLTSFQTLKFLVIITLAFTLAYSMKESGALDMITQSSLSLFGKASMFVIPAMIGLLPMPGGAIVSAVMLRDIVKKFKIPPEKATFLNYWFRHVWACLDPIYPSVIITLAILEISFSTLLKSTYFITLAMIAFGLPFASLEKSNNPKDLKGFLYLAPILIVMVLTVSGIDLTLSLILAILLLYIFKRPDLRKVTKKAVDIKIYILIVALLYYKDLIMKTGSSHELLKDLTSLGVPQPVTATILSFILGFATGIESGYAAMAIPLLAPFTGIGEKIVAKNLMLVVGAGILGVMFSPLHLCLILTREYYSADLEKVYTRYLIPAGLLTLLSLFLAYLIL
- the mpgS gene encoding mannosyl-3-phosphoglycerate synthase; the encoded protein is MLIELPKHSEVFGSIKIHELQKVLKLESSKVIAPLIRGFSRDELREIFSRMAVVIPVKDERLHLLDGVLRSIPDDCTIVVVSNSRRVEQDVFKLECDLVSNFYKISNQRIAIVHQKDPGLSLAFQEVGYNAILDKTGVVRDGKGEGMVIGILLAKMFGCDYVGFVDADNYIPCSVNEYVSIYAGVLSLAETPYAMVRLHWRYKPKVMEDRLYFRKWGRVSEITNKYINMLLSMKTGFETLIMKTGNAGEHAMTMKLAEIMEFSTGYSIEPYQIIYLLEEFWEGETRFKDALSSGVSIYQVETINPHVHEEKGEEHIKDMLLASLAVIYHSKLAKDELKDKIFEELKNNEVVKSRRDIKKCVKMPPICDIDLKKFIEVFERYTETFLCYD
- a CDS encoding HAD-IIB family hydrolase → MIKIIFTDLDGTLLDKNYRCDKALELIKKLEVPIVFVSAKTIFEQEVFRKMLGISDPFVVEDGSAIYAPLNYFGRRIGYRRHGYDALILGVEREVILQHIKSLNVKSYANMSVEEISKLTGLSLEMSELAKRREFSEVIVEADEKALKYLKKFFNVQIGGRFIHVYGKGADKGKAVRILTELYEDLYGEVVTIGIGNSYTDIPMLREVDIPALVRNEDGWIEVDFEVYRANGVATEGWVEVVKKFVGGD
- a CDS encoding alpha-mannosidase is translated as MEERDVIYLVPHSHYDAMWIFTKEDYFYINIDIILKKVIEIMEESKDYKFLIEQTHLLEEVERRYPDLFKKIGEYIREGRIEIADGEYVMADTMLPQEETLIREILFGKRYVREKFGADVVVMWVADSFGLNAQLPQIYRKCGYKYVAFRRGCPEIKPSEFLWEGLDGTRIIAHFFPLGYRAGLYLDRLEEAYAKLKRVAFSNHILMPSGSGSIPPQEETPKVVEEWNKKHRALMKIATPSEFFKAIEKFKDKLPVRKGEMYSGKYSQVFPDTASSRIWVKKNLRKFENWILFFERFSTINYLLGGEYRVEELKNCWKKVLFMAFHDVVPGTSMDTGYQDIRHDIDFLKTKLSYLTPRVLKEIIERDSDGEDFGDVIVFNPLSWDVTNWVEVDLNFDEGQVYRIEGLKCGDEEIDVEVIRFRRYDDESLSYARIGFVASVPALGYKVYKIVEERKRKRREKNFIRIVGNTIETKHFNVTFSPEDGLITVTKNGKTIFRDGNELVIESEIGDLYYHREDIDIPIRTEGGEGLQFGSFRVKNFWIEKSPLRRVINVHTDYYSVRWPYRYIERFKPLMWRHRFISFRKKIIVYRDIPRIDFVTYVDNKHPRVRLRVRFKTDMNLPEYTCECQFGAVNRKTNTYYFKPKDWKEKPSGVYPSLRWIDYSDGEKGLAILNRGNPENEVRDGNVYITLLRSVGILSNGSAGPVIPVPDARELKRYSFKYAVYPHEGDWKQAKVYKMGYEFNYNLVALQVPRNRRYRLKRSFLRIDPDNVILTAFKLAEDGDGIIVRFYEAEGSEVKAKLTFFKEIKEAKVVNMLEETDEEFEREFGKDVKVDGNVVEVEMKPFEVVTLKVKFD
- the hemL gene encoding glutamate-1-semialdehyde 2,1-aminomutase, which gives rise to MKLEKSKALYEEAVKLLPGGVSSPVRAIKPFPFYTAKAEGSKIYDVDGNCYIDYCLAYGPLILGHANPVVKSALMEQLEKGWLYGTPIELEVKYAKLITKLYKSIEMLRFVNTGSEATMSAIRLARGFTGRNKILKIEGSFHGSHDAVLVKAGSGATTHGIPNSAGVPPDFVKHTLQVPFNDVEALAEVVEKNRDDLACVIMEPVMGNSSLIIPEEGYLKEVRKITAENDVLLIFDEVITGFRLALGGAQEFYGIEADLTTLGKIAGGGLPIGIFGGRREIMEHVAPSGNVYQAGTFSGNPLSLTAGYTTVKFMIENKVIDVVNRTTEELVKGLKDQIEDSNANLEIDSIASMFCVYFGRKPKNYADALKLDKDRYMKFFWKMLENDVFFPPSQFETCFVSYAHTKEDVEKTIEAFGLCLREL